A portion of the Andreesenia angusta genome contains these proteins:
- a CDS encoding ATP-binding protein, producing the protein MSLRKIIQIDEEKCDGCGICIPGCGEGAIKIVNGKAVLLADNLCDGIGHCLGHCPKDALLLIEREADDFDEEAVRKCSGSAELTIDRTVSSESQSPVESELTQWPVLLRIVSEDAPYLSGRELLVAADCAPVAYGNFHRDLLKGRSVVVGCPKWDDLDSYIQKLTAMLRLNDIPAVMVGYIDAPCCASLLTAVEKAVSDSGKDVPIVKAKISKTGELEVI; encoded by the coding sequence ATGTCTTTAAGAAAGATAATTCAAATAGATGAGGAAAAATGCGATGGGTGCGGGATCTGCATACCAGGATGCGGTGAAGGCGCAATAAAGATAGTGAACGGAAAGGCTGTACTTTTGGCGGACAATCTCTGCGACGGAATAGGCCACTGTCTTGGACACTGCCCTAAAGATGCCCTTCTACTTATCGAGAGAGAGGCAGATGACTTTGACGAAGAGGCCGTAAGAAAATGCTCTGGAAGTGCTGAGTTGACTATAGATAGAACTGTATCTTCTGAAAGTCAAAGCCCTGTGGAGTCGGAGCTTACACAGTGGCCTGTACTGCTTAGAATCGTCTCTGAAGATGCTCCTTATCTTTCAGGTAGAGAGCTGCTTGTAGCTGCCGACTGTGCTCCTGTGGCCTACGGAAACTTCCACAGAGACCTTTTGAAAGGCAGGTCTGTGGTTGTGGGGTGTCCTAAATGGGACGACTTGGATTCGTATATCCAAAAGCTGACTGCAATGCTTAGGTTAAACGACATCCCAGCCGTGATGGTGGGATATATAGACGCCCCATGCTGCGCAAGCCTTCTGACCGCTGTGGAAAAAGCCGTTTCAGACTCAGGAAAAGACGTTCCAATAGTGAAAGCCAAGATCTCCAAGACAGGAGAACTTGAAGTGATATAG